The following coding sequences lie in one Arachis ipaensis cultivar K30076 chromosome B05, Araip1.1, whole genome shotgun sequence genomic window:
- the LOC107644400 gene encoding putative E3 ubiquitin-protein ligase LIN-1 isoform X1, which produces MTTAVTAAEILRHTTAFLSDVISNRDLRHRLISILHQDTTTAAISDESAAKLAADTLETAITLSNFASRSCSLSLAEKLLLPLSDHPLPFFLLSLVHTLHNRHLDAAVSLLRFFRSNPSLARSEIAPVLYDRLFSLQLLSVFRWLLERRAQILSSSSVSEDATHSLSKVSEEQASKLRELEREYEEILDENCRAVAARFEEVLASENAFISPPLLARKSSGEAGGAENNVEVEEVEEDEEEQLVMEETEMIALKSGHYDNPIWSEREEASIEFLSSGSCSNSSYAPFYPRRVSPTILKPQNSSQNLASLADETKSSLVDKSLTSSSSESEAEREITSTSCSKRTPNLVRTGNKSLSTPKILKPQKSAKCLIPPPYLINLADEAESSLDKNLPCSYSESEAESEEKDEKIALLEPQKFQTPKQTKNICSGSMCSPDYNMEDEHVPPEDFVCPLTSNLFDDPVTLETGHTFERHAIEEWLKRGNLTCPITRKKLRKTRLPKTNLVLKQIISSWKEQNLNSVVEMPCDSPHVDTELKVECSTSPNSVISEATLDGMMSELRNAINKLYMSEVLEESEMAVLQIEKIWRELNLIVVDIHSMLSKPPIINGFMGVLLKSFDPKVLQTAVFLLTEMGCVDSNVIQTLSHVDTDVEWIKTLFKKGVKEAVVLMYLLKPSTIILSDMATVEALIAVVNMKEEEFLEMCLSPKTAAVLLLAQVVGSSEESIASSVAQAVLSEREIEAIVGSLGAEWAEERVAAVEILLKCMQEDGTCRNIIADKAQLSTFLESLVGATEGELFKIVKFLSELVKLNRRTVNEQILHIIKEEGPLSTMHTLLISLQTAHQFHFPVVAGLLLQLDLLVEQTKMSIYSEEAIDTLISCLRKTDYPAVQLEAAKIIASLQGRFNYAGKSLSREVLLERAGLDRSYNNFLQMDQISNFNEGIEASMKEENAAEDWERKAASVLVSHDCGLLFEALADGLKSQNEELRSACFISATWLIYMITILPDTGIQGAARVFFLKHFIFILKSAEDTEDRILAMLALKSFLHFDDGLRDLTSYAKDILKALRELEGFSPMASEIMKVLVEEPESKADIWIHKEVTKIDCSGNGEVLSIICFEDKIFSGHSDGTIKVWKVKESILDLLQEIKRHTKDVTSLAISESGDRLYSGSLDKTVKVWSIEMAAIHHVQEHDMKDHIHNLVVTNSMCCFSPHGSGIKVKSWNGESKLLNSNKHAKCLALVQGKLYCGCHDSSIQEIDLATGKLISIQSGSKKLLGKANPIHALKLHGEFIYATSSSFDGSVIKIWNTTNNNRIHMVGSLQTSLEVRAMAVSSELIYLGCKGGAVEIWDRKKYNRINTLHTGSNYRVVCMALNSTEDILVIGTSDGQIQAWGVK; this is translated from the exons ATGACTACAGCCGTCACGGCCGCCGAGATTCTCCGTCACACCACCGCCTTCCTCTCCGACGTCATTTCCAACCGCGATCTCCGCCACCGCCTAATCTCCATCCTCCACCAAGACACAACCACCGCCGCAATCTCCGACGAATCTGCCGCGAAACTCGCCGCGGATACTCTTGAAACCGCGATCACGCTCTCCAACTTCGCCTCCCGCTCCTGCTCCCTTTCCCTTGCTGAGAAGCTCCTCCTCCCTCTGTCCGACCACCCGCTTCCTTTCTTCCTCCTCTCACTTGTCCACACCCTCCACAACCGCCACCTCGATGCCGCTGTTTCTCTCCTCCGTTTCTTCCGTTCTAACCCTTCCCTCGCCCGATCGGAGATCGCACCGGTCCTCTACGACCGTCTTTTCTCCCTACAGCTACTCTCCGTGTTCCGGTGGCTGCTGGAACGGAGAGCGCAGATCCTCTCATCATCTTCGGTTTCGGAAGACGCTACTCACTCACTGTCGAAGGTGAGCGAGGAGCAGGCGTCGAAACTGAGGGAGCTGGAGAGAGAGTACGAGGAGATTCTGGATGAGAATTGCAGGGCTGTTGCGGCGCGTTTCGAAGAGGTTTTGGCCAGTGAAAATGCGTTCATTAGTCCGCCATTGCTGGCGAGGAAGAGCTCAGGGGAAGCCGGCGGGGCGGAGAACAATGTGGAGGTGGAGGAGGTGGAGGAGGACGAGGAGGAGCAGTTAGTGATGGAGGAAACAGAAATGATTGCGTTGAAGAGCGGACACTACGATAAT CCAATATGGAGCGAAAGGGAAGAAGCCTCCATTGAGTTTTTGAGCAGTGGTTCTTGCAGCAATTCCTCCTACGCACCATTTTATCCACGAAGAGTCTCTCCCACAATCCTCAAACCCCAAAACTCTTCACAAAACTTGGCATCACTCGCTGATGAAACCAAGTCTTCATTGGTTGACAAGAGTTTGACTAGTTCCTCCTCAGAATCAGAAGCAGAAAGAGAGATCACTAGTACTTCATGTTCGAAGAGGACCCCGAATCTGGTTAGAACCGGAAACAAATCCTTGAGTACTCCCAAAATCCTTAAACCACAAAAATCTGCAAAATGTTTGATACCACCACCCTATTTAATAAACTTAGCTGATGAAGCAGAATCTTCTTTGGATAAGAATTTACCTTGTTCATACTCAGAATCTGAAGCAGAAAGTGAG GAAAAGGACGAAAAGATAGCACTACTGGAGCCTCAGAAATTCCAAACcccaaaacaaacaaaaaatatttgTTCAGGATCCATGTG TTCTCCAGATTATAACATGGAAGACGAACATGTGCCTCCAGAGGACTTTGTCTGTCCATTAACAAGTAACCTATTTGATGATCCTGTGACCCTTGAGACAGGTCACACATTTGAACGCCATGCTATTGAAGAATGGCTTAAAAGGGGAAACTTAACTTGTCCCATCACTCGCAAGAAGCTGCGAAAGACTCGCTTACCGAAAACAAATCTCGTGCTCAAACAAATAATCTCAAGCTGGAAAGAACAAAATCTCAATTCAGTAGTCGAAATGCCATGTGACAGTCCACATGTAGATACTGAGCTGAAAGTGGAGTGTTCAACTTCTCCTAACAGTGTCATATCAGAGGCGACGCTTGATGGAATGATGAGCGAGTTGCGCAATGCAATCAACAAACTGTATATGTCAGAGGTGCTTGAGGAATCTGAAATGGCTGTGCTTCAAATTGAGAAGATTTGGAGAGAATTGAACCTAATAGTTGTTGATATCCATAGTATGCTATCAAAACCTCCTATCATCAATGGATTCATGGGGGTGCTTCTTAAGTCTTTTGATCCAAAGGTGCTGCAAACAGCAGTTTTCTTGTTAACTGAGATGGGTTGCGTAGACAGTAATGTTATTCAGACGCTTAGCCATGTTGACACTGATGTAGAATGGATCAAGACTCTTTTCAAGAAAGGTGTAAAAGAGGCTGTGGTGTTAATGTATCTCCTAAAACCTTCCACTATCATTCTTTCAGATATGGCAACAGTGGAGGCTCTCATTGCAGTTGTAAATATGAAAGAGGAAGAATTTCTAGAGATGTGTTTGAGTCCCAAAACGGCTGCAGTGCTTTTACTTGCGCAGGTTGTTGGAAGCAGTGAAGAGAGCATTGCATCTTCAGTTGCACAGGCTGTGTTATCCGAAAGAGAAATTGAAGCTATAGTTGGCAGTTTGGGAGCAGAATGGGCAGAGGAGAGGGTTGCTGCGGTTGAGATCTTGTtaaaatgcatgcaagaagatGGTACTTGCAGGAATATCATTGCTGATAAGGCACAATTATCTACCTTTTTGGAAAGCCTTGTAGGTGCAACTGAGGGAGAACTTTTCAAGATAGTTAAATTTTTATCTGAGTTGGTAAAACTGAATAG GAGAACAGTCAATGAACAAATCCTTCACATTATAAAGGAAGAAGGTCCTTTAAGCACAATGCACACTCTCCTCATTTCTCTGCAGACAGCTCATCAATTCCATTTTCCAGTAGTGGCTGGCCTCTTACTCCAACTTGATCTTCTG GTGGAGCAAACAAAGATGAGCATATACTCTGAGGAGGCAATAGATACTCTTATCTCATGCTTGAGAAAGACTGATTACCCTGCTGTCCAATTAGAAGCTGCCAAGATAATTGCGTCACTGCAAGGGAGATTCAACTATGCCGGAAAGTCTCTTAGCCGAGAAGTCCTTCTTGAACGTGCTGGTCTTGACAGAAGCTACAACAATTTTCTACAGATGGACCAAATCAGCAACTTCAACGAAGGAATTGAAGCATCTATG AAAGAAGAGAATGCAGCTGAGGACTGGGAAAGAAAAGCTGCATCAGTTCTAGTTAGCCATGACTGTGGTTTACTTTTTGAGGCTTTAGCAGATGGCTTGAAGAGCCAAAATGAAGAACTACGCTCTGCATGCTTTATATCAGCTACATGGCTCATATATATGATCACCATTCTACCAGATACTGGAATACAAGGGGCAGCAAGAGTCTTCTTTCTCAAACACTTCATATTCATATTGAAATCTGCCGAGGACACTGAAGACAGAATCCTTGCCATGCTTGCTCTTAAGAGCTTTCTTCATTTTGATG ATGGCTTACGTGATCTTACTTCCTATGCGAAGGATATCCTCAAAGCACTGAGAGAATTAGAGGGGTTCTCTCCCATGGCATCAGAAATTATGAAGGTTTTGGTTGAAGAACCTGAATCTAAAGCA GACATCTGGATTCATAAAGAGGTAACTAAAATAGATTGCAGTGGGAATGGAGAAGTTCTTTCTATCATTTGCTTTGAAGATAAAATCTTTTCAGGGCATTCAGATGGAACTATTAAG GTGtggaaagtaaaggaaagcataCTCGATCTCTTGCAAGAGATTAAAAGGCATACGAAGGATGTTACAAGCTTGGCAATTTCAGAATCTGGCGACAGATTATACAGCGGTTCACTTGATAAAACTGTAAag GTCTGGTCCATTGAAATGGCTGCAATACATCATGTACAAGAACATGATATGAAGGACCACATTCATAATTTAGTTGTGACCAATAGTATGTGTTGCTTCAGTCCTCATGGAAGTGGCATCAAG GTTAAGTCATGGAATGGAGAATCTAAGTTGTTAAATTCTAATAAACATGCAAAGTGCTTGGCGCTTGTTCAGGGGAAATTATACTGTGGATGCCATGATAGCAGCATTCAG GAGATCGATTTGGCCACAGGAAAACTCATCAGCATTCAAAGTGGTTCCAAAAAGTTACTTGGGAAAGCAAATCCTATTCATGCACTGAAACTTCATGGTGAATTCATATACGCTACTAGCTCTTCCTTTGATGGATCTGTCATAAAG ATATGGAACACAACCAATAATAATCGTATACATATGGTTGGATCATTGCAAACTTCATTGGAAGTGCGAGCTATGGCAGTAAGCTCAGAACTAATTTATTTGGGGTGTAAGGGAGGAGCTGTGGAAATTTGGGATAGAAAGAAATACAATAGAATTAACACATTGCACACCGGATCCAATTATAGGGTTGTTTGCATGGCTTTGAATAGCACTGAGGATATTTTGGTAATTGGAACCTCGGACGGTCAAATTCAG GCATGGGGTGTCAAGTAA
- the LOC107644400 gene encoding putative E3 ubiquitin-protein ligase LIN-1 isoform X2, translated as MTTAVTAAEILRHTTAFLSDVISNRDLRHRLISILHQDTTTAAISDESAAKLAADTLETAITLSNFASRSCSLSLAEKLLLPLSDHPLPFFLLSLVHTLHNRHLDAAVSLLRFFRSNPSLARSEIAPVLYDRLFSLQLLSVFRWLLERRAQILSSSSVSEDATHSLSKVSEEQASKLRELEREYEEILDENCRAVAARFEEVLASENAFISPPLLARKSSGEAGGAENNVEVEEVEEDEEEQLVMEETEMIALKSGHYDNEKDEKIALLEPQKFQTPKQTKNICSGSMCSPDYNMEDEHVPPEDFVCPLTSNLFDDPVTLETGHTFERHAIEEWLKRGNLTCPITRKKLRKTRLPKTNLVLKQIISSWKEQNLNSVVEMPCDSPHVDTELKVECSTSPNSVISEATLDGMMSELRNAINKLYMSEVLEESEMAVLQIEKIWRELNLIVVDIHSMLSKPPIINGFMGVLLKSFDPKVLQTAVFLLTEMGCVDSNVIQTLSHVDTDVEWIKTLFKKGVKEAVVLMYLLKPSTIILSDMATVEALIAVVNMKEEEFLEMCLSPKTAAVLLLAQVVGSSEESIASSVAQAVLSEREIEAIVGSLGAEWAEERVAAVEILLKCMQEDGTCRNIIADKAQLSTFLESLVGATEGELFKIVKFLSELVKLNRRTVNEQILHIIKEEGPLSTMHTLLISLQTAHQFHFPVVAGLLLQLDLLVEQTKMSIYSEEAIDTLISCLRKTDYPAVQLEAAKIIASLQGRFNYAGKSLSREVLLERAGLDRSYNNFLQMDQISNFNEGIEASMKEENAAEDWERKAASVLVSHDCGLLFEALADGLKSQNEELRSACFISATWLIYMITILPDTGIQGAARVFFLKHFIFILKSAEDTEDRILAMLALKSFLHFDDGLRDLTSYAKDILKALRELEGFSPMASEIMKVLVEEPESKADIWIHKEVTKIDCSGNGEVLSIICFEDKIFSGHSDGTIKVWKVKESILDLLQEIKRHTKDVTSLAISESGDRLYSGSLDKTVKVWSIEMAAIHHVQEHDMKDHIHNLVVTNSMCCFSPHGSGIKVKSWNGESKLLNSNKHAKCLALVQGKLYCGCHDSSIQEIDLATGKLISIQSGSKKLLGKANPIHALKLHGEFIYATSSSFDGSVIKIWNTTNNNRIHMVGSLQTSLEVRAMAVSSELIYLGCKGGAVEIWDRKKYNRINTLHTGSNYRVVCMALNSTEDILVIGTSDGQIQAWGVK; from the exons ATGACTACAGCCGTCACGGCCGCCGAGATTCTCCGTCACACCACCGCCTTCCTCTCCGACGTCATTTCCAACCGCGATCTCCGCCACCGCCTAATCTCCATCCTCCACCAAGACACAACCACCGCCGCAATCTCCGACGAATCTGCCGCGAAACTCGCCGCGGATACTCTTGAAACCGCGATCACGCTCTCCAACTTCGCCTCCCGCTCCTGCTCCCTTTCCCTTGCTGAGAAGCTCCTCCTCCCTCTGTCCGACCACCCGCTTCCTTTCTTCCTCCTCTCACTTGTCCACACCCTCCACAACCGCCACCTCGATGCCGCTGTTTCTCTCCTCCGTTTCTTCCGTTCTAACCCTTCCCTCGCCCGATCGGAGATCGCACCGGTCCTCTACGACCGTCTTTTCTCCCTACAGCTACTCTCCGTGTTCCGGTGGCTGCTGGAACGGAGAGCGCAGATCCTCTCATCATCTTCGGTTTCGGAAGACGCTACTCACTCACTGTCGAAGGTGAGCGAGGAGCAGGCGTCGAAACTGAGGGAGCTGGAGAGAGAGTACGAGGAGATTCTGGATGAGAATTGCAGGGCTGTTGCGGCGCGTTTCGAAGAGGTTTTGGCCAGTGAAAATGCGTTCATTAGTCCGCCATTGCTGGCGAGGAAGAGCTCAGGGGAAGCCGGCGGGGCGGAGAACAATGTGGAGGTGGAGGAGGTGGAGGAGGACGAGGAGGAGCAGTTAGTGATGGAGGAAACAGAAATGATTGCGTTGAAGAGCGGACACTACGATAAT GAAAAGGACGAAAAGATAGCACTACTGGAGCCTCAGAAATTCCAAACcccaaaacaaacaaaaaatatttgTTCAGGATCCATGTG TTCTCCAGATTATAACATGGAAGACGAACATGTGCCTCCAGAGGACTTTGTCTGTCCATTAACAAGTAACCTATTTGATGATCCTGTGACCCTTGAGACAGGTCACACATTTGAACGCCATGCTATTGAAGAATGGCTTAAAAGGGGAAACTTAACTTGTCCCATCACTCGCAAGAAGCTGCGAAAGACTCGCTTACCGAAAACAAATCTCGTGCTCAAACAAATAATCTCAAGCTGGAAAGAACAAAATCTCAATTCAGTAGTCGAAATGCCATGTGACAGTCCACATGTAGATACTGAGCTGAAAGTGGAGTGTTCAACTTCTCCTAACAGTGTCATATCAGAGGCGACGCTTGATGGAATGATGAGCGAGTTGCGCAATGCAATCAACAAACTGTATATGTCAGAGGTGCTTGAGGAATCTGAAATGGCTGTGCTTCAAATTGAGAAGATTTGGAGAGAATTGAACCTAATAGTTGTTGATATCCATAGTATGCTATCAAAACCTCCTATCATCAATGGATTCATGGGGGTGCTTCTTAAGTCTTTTGATCCAAAGGTGCTGCAAACAGCAGTTTTCTTGTTAACTGAGATGGGTTGCGTAGACAGTAATGTTATTCAGACGCTTAGCCATGTTGACACTGATGTAGAATGGATCAAGACTCTTTTCAAGAAAGGTGTAAAAGAGGCTGTGGTGTTAATGTATCTCCTAAAACCTTCCACTATCATTCTTTCAGATATGGCAACAGTGGAGGCTCTCATTGCAGTTGTAAATATGAAAGAGGAAGAATTTCTAGAGATGTGTTTGAGTCCCAAAACGGCTGCAGTGCTTTTACTTGCGCAGGTTGTTGGAAGCAGTGAAGAGAGCATTGCATCTTCAGTTGCACAGGCTGTGTTATCCGAAAGAGAAATTGAAGCTATAGTTGGCAGTTTGGGAGCAGAATGGGCAGAGGAGAGGGTTGCTGCGGTTGAGATCTTGTtaaaatgcatgcaagaagatGGTACTTGCAGGAATATCATTGCTGATAAGGCACAATTATCTACCTTTTTGGAAAGCCTTGTAGGTGCAACTGAGGGAGAACTTTTCAAGATAGTTAAATTTTTATCTGAGTTGGTAAAACTGAATAG GAGAACAGTCAATGAACAAATCCTTCACATTATAAAGGAAGAAGGTCCTTTAAGCACAATGCACACTCTCCTCATTTCTCTGCAGACAGCTCATCAATTCCATTTTCCAGTAGTGGCTGGCCTCTTACTCCAACTTGATCTTCTG GTGGAGCAAACAAAGATGAGCATATACTCTGAGGAGGCAATAGATACTCTTATCTCATGCTTGAGAAAGACTGATTACCCTGCTGTCCAATTAGAAGCTGCCAAGATAATTGCGTCACTGCAAGGGAGATTCAACTATGCCGGAAAGTCTCTTAGCCGAGAAGTCCTTCTTGAACGTGCTGGTCTTGACAGAAGCTACAACAATTTTCTACAGATGGACCAAATCAGCAACTTCAACGAAGGAATTGAAGCATCTATG AAAGAAGAGAATGCAGCTGAGGACTGGGAAAGAAAAGCTGCATCAGTTCTAGTTAGCCATGACTGTGGTTTACTTTTTGAGGCTTTAGCAGATGGCTTGAAGAGCCAAAATGAAGAACTACGCTCTGCATGCTTTATATCAGCTACATGGCTCATATATATGATCACCATTCTACCAGATACTGGAATACAAGGGGCAGCAAGAGTCTTCTTTCTCAAACACTTCATATTCATATTGAAATCTGCCGAGGACACTGAAGACAGAATCCTTGCCATGCTTGCTCTTAAGAGCTTTCTTCATTTTGATG ATGGCTTACGTGATCTTACTTCCTATGCGAAGGATATCCTCAAAGCACTGAGAGAATTAGAGGGGTTCTCTCCCATGGCATCAGAAATTATGAAGGTTTTGGTTGAAGAACCTGAATCTAAAGCA GACATCTGGATTCATAAAGAGGTAACTAAAATAGATTGCAGTGGGAATGGAGAAGTTCTTTCTATCATTTGCTTTGAAGATAAAATCTTTTCAGGGCATTCAGATGGAACTATTAAG GTGtggaaagtaaaggaaagcataCTCGATCTCTTGCAAGAGATTAAAAGGCATACGAAGGATGTTACAAGCTTGGCAATTTCAGAATCTGGCGACAGATTATACAGCGGTTCACTTGATAAAACTGTAAag GTCTGGTCCATTGAAATGGCTGCAATACATCATGTACAAGAACATGATATGAAGGACCACATTCATAATTTAGTTGTGACCAATAGTATGTGTTGCTTCAGTCCTCATGGAAGTGGCATCAAG GTTAAGTCATGGAATGGAGAATCTAAGTTGTTAAATTCTAATAAACATGCAAAGTGCTTGGCGCTTGTTCAGGGGAAATTATACTGTGGATGCCATGATAGCAGCATTCAG GAGATCGATTTGGCCACAGGAAAACTCATCAGCATTCAAAGTGGTTCCAAAAAGTTACTTGGGAAAGCAAATCCTATTCATGCACTGAAACTTCATGGTGAATTCATATACGCTACTAGCTCTTCCTTTGATGGATCTGTCATAAAG ATATGGAACACAACCAATAATAATCGTATACATATGGTTGGATCATTGCAAACTTCATTGGAAGTGCGAGCTATGGCAGTAAGCTCAGAACTAATTTATTTGGGGTGTAAGGGAGGAGCTGTGGAAATTTGGGATAGAAAGAAATACAATAGAATTAACACATTGCACACCGGATCCAATTATAGGGTTGTTTGCATGGCTTTGAATAGCACTGAGGATATTTTGGTAATTGGAACCTCGGACGGTCAAATTCAG GCATGGGGTGTCAAGTAA